In Syngnathoides biaculeatus isolate LvHL_M chromosome 5, ASM1980259v1, whole genome shotgun sequence, the following are encoded in one genomic region:
- the cnih4 gene encoding uncharacterized protein cnih4 isoform X2, with translation MYVLQTVALKKRQEAKLEVAEMKMLRFSLGVNRLDRIRNELIRDTPRKISDRVQRRIGRIVLKPRTIRRASKRPGICRYVMVPVGNMGVFDPTEIHNRGQLKSHMKEAMIKLGYHLLCFFIYLYSMILALIND, from the exons atgtatgtattacagactgtggctctgaagaaacgacaggaagcaaagcttgaggtggcagaaatgaagatgttgaggttctctctaggagtgaacaggttggataggattcgaaatgagctcataagag ATACTCCtcgcaagatttctgacagagtgCAAAGAAGAATCGGAAGAATTGTCTTAAAGCCCAGGACCATTAGAagagcttcaaaaagacctggaatttGCAG ATACGTGATGGTTCCGGTGGGCAACATGGGCGTGTTTGACCCCACTGAGATTCACAACAGAGGACAGCTCAAGTCGCACATGAAGGAGGCCATGATTAAACTTGGCTACCACCTGCTTTGCTTcttcatttatttgtacag TATGATTCTGGCTCTGATCAATGACTGA